Below is a genomic region from Helianthus annuus cultivar XRQ/B chromosome 2, HanXRQr2.0-SUNRISE, whole genome shotgun sequence.
aaaaaaattggactCGAAAGGTTAAAAGTTGGACTAAAAAAGActcaaaaagttataaaaaaaactTCTAGGGATCAGGGTGTTAAACTTttgactcaaatggttaaaaccagtAAAACACAagaactcaaaaagtaatttactcaataataaaagttaaacaaCCAGTTTTAAGTCCCcatccctcccctcccctccatgtctttccaaattggaaagactattatcaggcaaaaaaaaccctattttccctcccctcccctcccctccccctgttaagtggATCTCTGGAACACAGAGTAAATCATAGTACCTACTGAAGGGTATTTTGGACATTTTAAAAAATTTCGAACTCGTCTTGTAGGGACCCTGAATTGATCAAGAAAATCGGTGCAGCAACGGCGCTTGAAGTGAGAGCAACAGGGATTAACTACGCATTTGCACCGTGTATCGCGGTTTGCAGAGATCCAAGATGGGGTCGTTGCTTCGAAAGCTACAGTGAAGATCCGGCAATTGTTCGTCAAATGACCGAACTTATACCCGGTTTACAAGGAGATATTCCGGCCAATGGTCGCAAAGGCGTACCTTATGTTGGTGGAAAGTAAGCCCGTTCAATTAATTTTAATAAAGAGCGTAAACGTGCCGACCCTCCCTAGGCaagagctcgagctcgactcatTTACTATTTTCTAAATATTTTGTTTAATGTTTAGTTTATATACATttctagtttttttatatatatttaaaaatataacacaatatgCGTTATTTTGTTTAACTTACAAGAGCTCGAGCTCTACTTTTAAAGCTAGGCTAGTTTAgtgttttttaaaattttattaattaatttatatacatttataattatatttaatatatttataacttTCACTTTTACCGTAATTTTACATGTAACAATAATCGTAAAATTacatattttaaataaaaatcacaaaaataaaaCGTTCGTACAGACTCGCGAGCCTATTCGAGCTCAATAAGTGAAGCTCATGCTTGGGCTCATTTACGAAGCATTCTTATTTTTTGGCTCGAGTTTGTTTAAACTCGGCTCGGTATTTTTAACGAGCCAGTCTCGAATTACGACCCCTAAATCTGATCTTTATCGGCTTATTTTTCTTCGACTTTTGATATTTTTAGAGAAAAGGTGGTGGCATGTGCAAAGCACTTCGTCGGCGATGGTGGCACGACGAAAGGCATCAACGAGAACAACACCGTTATAAGCCCGCATAACTTATTCAGCATTCATATGCCGGCATACTATGATTCAGTGCTCAAAGGCGTCGCGACCATTATGATCTCGTACTCTAGCGTAAATGGAGCTAAAATGCATGGAGATCATCAACTCGTCACTAATTTCTTAAAGAACGACGTCAAATTCAGAGTAATAAACCTTTTTCTGTTTTTCTGAATGATTTTCGGACAGTCGGGCTCTAAACGAATCGAGCTGAGCAAAGTTGGGCTTACGCTCAGGCCCAAAGTTAAACGAGCCAGTTTAGCTCGACTCATTTATTATAACGAGCTAAAATTTTGCACTTGAGTTCGATTTACAAAAAGCTCGAGCCAATTCACTTGTTTTTTgaattatttaatttttttttcttctcaataaaaaATGGCCataccagtggcgaagcttgacccgaataacgggtgggtcgaaaacgtatatacccaaaaatttctatagaaccggggggtcgaaaacgtaaatacccaaaaatttctatacgaaagctacatatataacactactgaacgaaaagttcggggggtcgggcgcccccacGGCCACCTTCTAAGCAACGCCCATGGCCATACGGACAATTTGAATACTGGGCTTGAGTGAGCTTTTTTAACAATAAAGAATAACGTAACGAAGATTGAATCATTTTATCATGTTCTTCGGTTTACAGGGATTTGTGATCTCGGACTGGCAAGGGATCGATAGGATAACTGACCCGCCTCATGCTAACTACACTTACTCAATTTTACGTAGTGTCGAGGCTGGTCTAGACATGGTTAGTTCTTGACCCGTGACCCATATAACCCGAATAGATTATATAGTTCTGAAACTGAATCACCATATATGGAATGCAGATCATGGTACCGTTAAATTATACAGAGTTCATCGACGGGTTGAGTTATTTGGTGACAAATAACTTTATCCCCATGAGCCGAATCGATGATGCGGTTAAGAGGATTTTACGGGTCAAGTTTGTGATGGGCTTGTTTGAGAACCCGTTAGCGGATACGACAATGGTTAAACATCTTGGAAGTCATGAGCACCGTGAACTGGCTCGGGAAGCAGTTAGGAAATCTTTAGTCTTGTTGAAGAATGGTAGAACCGCCACCGAACCGCTGCTTCCCCTCCCGAAAAAGTCGGCCAAAATACTCGTTTCCGGGACGCATGCCGATGACATTGGTAACCAGTGTGGTGGTTGGACCATCGAGTGGCACGGACAAAGCGGAAATATTACAATAGGTACGTATGGGCAGTGAACGCGTCTAGCTATACGGGGTTGACCTGACGCCTGACGAATTCACGGGTCGACCCGTTTAACTTGTTTAGCACCCCTGCGTATCAATATATCATACGTTTTCTTACTAACGGTTCTTTTTAATTGGTTCAGGTACCACTATTCTATCCGCCATCAAGAACACGGTTGATCCAACAACCGAAGTTGTATATCAAGAAAACCCGACACCCGAATTCATCAAATCCAATAACTTCTCTTACGCCATTGTGGTAACAGGGGAGCACCCGTATTCTGAAACAGTTGGGGACAGCTTGAACCTAACCATACCCGAACCAGGCCCGACAACAATCACAAACGTATGTGGAGCCGTGAAGTGTGTCGTTGTGCTGATTACAGGCA
It encodes:
- the LOC110924931 gene encoding lysosomal beta glucosidase produces the protein MAKMAKVSPSTLVIIVMCCYWATIAASQSMKYKDPKQPLNVRIKDLLSRMTLEEKIGQMTQIDRSVASADVMQKYFIGSILSGGGSVPAKEASPEMWIDMINGFQNGSLATRLGIPMIYGIDAVHGNNNVYKATIFPHNVGLGVTRDPELIKKIGAATALEVRATGINYAFAPCIAVCRDPRWGRCFESYSEDPAIVRQMTELIPGLQGDIPANGRKGVPYVGGKEKVVACAKHFVGDGGTTKGINENNTVISPHNLFSIHMPAYYDSVLKGVATIMISYSSVNGAKMHGDHQLVTNFLKNDVKFRGFVISDWQGIDRITDPPHANYTYSILRSVEAGLDMIMVPLNYTEFIDGLSYLVTNNFIPMSRIDDAVKRILRVKFVMGLFENPLADTTMVKHLGSHEHRELAREAVRKSLVLLKNGRTATEPLLPLPKKSAKILVSGTHADDIGNQCGGWTIEWHGQSGNITIGTTILSAIKNTVDPTTEVVYQENPTPEFIKSNNFSYAIVVTGEHPYSETVGDSLNLTIPEPGPTTITNVCGAVKCVVVLITGRPVVIEPYVSNMDALVAAWLPGSEGQGVADVLYGDYGFTGKLARTWFKTVDQLPMNVGDPHYDPLYPFGFGITTEPVKSS